A single Clavibacter nebraskensis NCPPB 2581 DNA region contains:
- a CDS encoding mannose-1-phosphate guanylyltransferase, whose amino-acid sequence MTEQTSAISRFYSVIPAGGVGSRLWPLSRADAPKFLHDLTGSGRTLLRDTWERLAPLSGEDRIMVVTGRAHRAAVEAQLPELTDPNVVLESEGRDSTAAIALAAAILQRREPGVIIGSFAADHVIADPDRFRDTVREAVIAADAGYITTIGITPTEPATGFGYIHTGKALSIPDAPHALEVASFVEKPSIGVARGYVKGGTHLWNAGMFIARADRLLEELGRTEPELLKGVLELAEAWDTADRGVVVDRVWPNLKKIAIDYAVAEPAAARGALAVIPGRFTWDDVGDFASVAKMHSSGRKSDLVILGEDARVLSDASSGIVVANSKRVISLIGVRDIVVVDTPDALLVTTKENAQRVKSVVDALKLSGGTDVL is encoded by the coding sequence ATGACCGAGCAGACGAGCGCGATCTCCCGTTTCTACAGCGTGATCCCCGCGGGGGGCGTGGGCTCGCGCCTCTGGCCGCTGTCCCGCGCGGACGCCCCGAAGTTCCTCCACGACCTCACCGGTTCCGGCCGCACGCTCCTCCGCGACACGTGGGAGCGCCTGGCGCCCCTGTCCGGCGAGGACCGGATCATGGTCGTCACCGGCCGCGCGCACCGCGCCGCCGTCGAGGCCCAGCTCCCCGAGCTCACCGACCCCAACGTGGTCCTCGAGAGCGAGGGGCGGGACAGCACCGCCGCCATCGCGCTCGCGGCGGCCATCCTCCAGCGCCGCGAGCCCGGCGTCATCATCGGGTCGTTCGCGGCCGACCACGTCATCGCCGACCCGGACCGCTTCCGCGACACCGTGCGCGAGGCCGTCATCGCCGCCGACGCCGGCTACATCACCACCATCGGCATCACGCCCACGGAGCCCGCGACCGGCTTCGGCTACATCCACACCGGCAAGGCGCTCAGCATCCCGGACGCCCCGCACGCCCTCGAGGTCGCGTCGTTCGTGGAGAAGCCGAGCATCGGCGTCGCCCGCGGCTACGTGAAGGGCGGCACGCACCTCTGGAACGCGGGCATGTTCATCGCCCGCGCCGACCGCCTCCTCGAGGAGCTCGGCCGCACCGAGCCCGAGCTGCTGAAGGGCGTGCTCGAGCTCGCCGAGGCGTGGGACACCGCCGACCGCGGCGTCGTCGTCGACCGCGTGTGGCCGAACCTCAAGAAGATCGCCATCGACTACGCCGTCGCCGAGCCCGCCGCCGCCCGGGGCGCGCTCGCCGTGATCCCCGGCCGCTTCACCTGGGACGACGTGGGCGACTTCGCCTCCGTCGCCAAGATGCACTCGAGCGGCCGGAAGTCCGACCTCGTGATCCTCGGCGAGGACGCGCGCGTCCTCTCGGACGCGTCGAGCGGCATCGTCGTGGCCAACAGCAAGCGCGTGATCAGCCTCATCGGCGTGCGCGACATCGTCGTCGTGGACACCCCCGATGCCCTGCTCGTGACGACGAAGGAGAACGCGCAGCGCGTCAAGAGCGTGGTGGACGCGCTCAAGCTCAGCGGCGGGACGGACGTCCTGTAA
- a CDS encoding glycosyltransferase family 4 protein — protein MRVAVVSESFLPTVNGVTTSVCRVLEHLRDRGHQAIVIAPDAGAPSQFAGFPVHGVPAFAYRQFPVGIPSPQVLRLLTDFAPDVLHAASPLFLGAQAIAAATRIDTPSVAIFQTDVAGYARRNRLAATAPYVWRLVRWIHQGADLTLAPSSAAAADLAAAGVERVARWGRGVDLDRYHPRNRAMEDAVALRHRVSPGGETVVGYVGRIAPEKQLERLQALRGIRGVRFLIAGDGPSQASARRALAGMPVTWLGRVGGRELAAAYAAMDVFVHTGTEETFGQTVQEAHASGLPVVAPHAGGPIDLVDHGTDGFLFDPASPRDAHLRRLVDELVASEPMRLRMGEAGRRAVLGRSWATIGDELIGHYGRAVSARRSALQATDPAGVGPVPVVA, from the coding sequence ATGCGCGTAGCCGTCGTCAGCGAGAGCTTCCTCCCCACCGTCAACGGCGTCACCACGAGCGTCTGCCGGGTGCTCGAGCACCTGCGGGACCGCGGGCACCAGGCCATCGTGATCGCCCCGGACGCCGGCGCCCCGTCCCAGTTCGCCGGCTTCCCCGTCCACGGCGTGCCCGCCTTCGCCTACCGGCAGTTCCCGGTCGGGATCCCCAGCCCCCAGGTGCTGCGCCTCCTCACCGACTTCGCGCCCGACGTGCTGCACGCCGCGTCCCCCCTCTTCCTGGGCGCGCAGGCCATTGCGGCCGCGACGCGCATCGACACGCCCTCCGTCGCCATCTTCCAGACGGACGTCGCGGGCTACGCGCGCCGCAACCGGCTGGCCGCCACCGCGCCCTACGTGTGGCGGCTCGTGCGCTGGATCCACCAGGGCGCCGACCTGACCCTCGCGCCCTCGAGCGCAGCGGCTGCCGACCTCGCCGCGGCGGGCGTCGAGCGCGTCGCGCGCTGGGGCCGCGGCGTCGACCTCGACCGCTACCACCCGCGCAACCGCGCCATGGAGGACGCGGTCGCGCTGCGGCACCGCGTATCACCGGGCGGCGAGACGGTCGTCGGCTACGTGGGCCGCATCGCCCCCGAGAAGCAGCTCGAGCGCCTCCAGGCCCTCCGCGGGATCCGCGGCGTGCGCTTCCTCATCGCGGGAGACGGCCCGAGCCAGGCCTCCGCCCGACGCGCTCTCGCGGGCATGCCCGTCACGTGGCTCGGCCGCGTGGGCGGTCGCGAGCTCGCGGCCGCGTACGCGGCGATGGACGTGTTCGTGCACACCGGCACGGAGGAGACGTTCGGCCAGACCGTGCAGGAGGCGCACGCGTCCGGCCTCCCCGTGGTCGCGCCGCACGCCGGCGGCCCGATCGACCTGGTCGACCACGGGACGGACGGGTTCCTCTTCGACCCCGCCTCCCCCCGGGACGCGCACCTGCGGCGGCTCGTGGACGAGCTCGTCGCGAGCGAGCCCATGCGGCTGCGCATGGGAGAGGCGGGTCGCCGCGCGGTCCTCGGCCGCTCCTGGGCCACGATCGGCGACGAGCTCATCGGGCACTACGGCCGCGCCGTGTCCGCCCGCCGGTCGGCCCTGCAGGCGACCGATCCCGCAGGCGTCGGCCCCGTTCCCGTCGTCGCCTGA
- a CDS encoding succinate dehydrogenase hydrophobic membrane anchor subunit: MSDIAQQVSIERPRQPRQPRKQGGVNWEKWGWMYMRASGVVLVVLIFGHLYVNLINGEGIKAIDFAFVGGKLSDPFWKVWDIALLWLAVIHGANGMRTLVNDYAASSRTRTILKGALVTSTVVLLVLGTLVVFTFDPCPAGQPADLLPSFCGDL, translated from the coding sequence ATGAGCGACATCGCACAGCAGGTGAGCATCGAGCGCCCCCGCCAGCCGCGCCAGCCCCGCAAGCAGGGCGGCGTGAACTGGGAGAAGTGGGGCTGGATGTACATGCGCGCGTCGGGCGTCGTGCTCGTCGTGCTCATCTTCGGCCACCTCTACGTCAACCTCATCAACGGCGAGGGCATCAAGGCGATCGACTTCGCCTTCGTGGGCGGCAAGCTCTCCGACCCGTTCTGGAAGGTGTGGGACATCGCGCTGCTCTGGCTCGCGGTCATCCACGGCGCCAACGGCATGCGCACCCTCGTGAACGACTACGCGGCGTCGTCCCGCACCCGCACGATCCTCAAGGGCGCGCTCGTCACGTCCACGGTCGTCCTGCTGGTGCTCGGCACGCTCGTCGTCTTCACCTTCGACCCGTGCCCCGCCGGCCAGCCCGCGGACCTGCTCCCCTCCTTCTGCGGCGACCTGTAG
- the sdhC gene encoding succinate dehydrogenase, cytochrome b556 subunit, protein MSIKTAGTREPHTSRAPKVPAGTLYRGREGMWSWVLHRITGVSIFFFLLVHVLDTSLIRVSPEAYNAVIGTYKNPVMGIGEVALVGAIGFHALNGLRIILIDFWRFGAKHQRLMFYVVIGLWVVLMAGFVPRHLMNVFSEAGWI, encoded by the coding sequence GTGTCCATCAAGACGGCAGGAACCCGCGAACCGCACACGTCGCGCGCACCGAAGGTCCCCGCGGGGACGCTGTACCGGGGCCGCGAGGGCATGTGGTCGTGGGTGCTGCACCGCATCACCGGCGTGTCCATCTTCTTCTTCCTCCTCGTGCACGTGCTCGACACGAGCCTCATCCGTGTGAGCCCCGAGGCGTACAACGCGGTCATCGGCACCTACAAGAACCCCGTCATGGGCATCGGCGAGGTCGCCCTCGTCGGCGCCATCGGGTTCCACGCGCTCAACGGGCTGCGGATCATCCTCATCGACTTCTGGCGCTTCGGCGCCAAGCACCAGCGCCTCATGTTCTACGTGGTCATCGGCCTCTGGGTCGTGCTCATGGCCGGCTTCGTGCCGCGCCACCTCATGAACGTGTTCAGCGAAGCGGGATGGATCTGA
- the sdhA gene encoding succinate dehydrogenase flavoprotein subunit: MTTDTATPGSEPSASTIVDGVHYHQFDIVIVGAGGAGMRAAIEAGPQVNTAVISKLYPTRSHTGAAQGGMAAALANVEEDSWEWHTFDTVKGGDYLVDQDAAEILAKEAIDAVIDLENMGLPFNRTPDGKIDQRRFGGHTADHGKSPVRRSCYAADRTGHMILQTLYQNCVKFGINFYNEFYVLDLVMAEVDGKQQPAGVVALELSTGDIHVFQAKAVIFATGGFGKIYKTTSNAHTLTGDGVGIIWRKGLPLEDMEFFQFHPTGLAGLGILLSEAARGEGAILRNSEGERFMERYAPTIKDLAPRDIVARCMATEIREGRGAGPNKDYVYLDITHLEPAVIDAKLPDITEFARTYLGVEPYTEPVPVLPTAHYAMGGIPTNIKAEVLSDNTTVVPGLYAAGECACVSVHGSNRLGTNSLLDINVFGKRAGNYAAEYVKTVDFTPLPADAADFVKGLVEGARNSNGTERVSTLRRELQESMDRNAQVFRTEDTLIEVTKVIADLRERYTNIQVQDKGQRFNTDLLEAIELGFLLDLAEVVVYSAMYRKESRGGHFREDFPKRDDENYMVHTMAYLTGDAHSTDAGDHIKLSTKPVVITNYQPMERKY, translated from the coding sequence GTGACCACTGACACCGCGACCCCCGGTTCCGAGCCCTCCGCGAGCACCATCGTGGACGGCGTCCACTACCACCAGTTCGACATCGTGATCGTGGGTGCGGGCGGCGCCGGCATGCGCGCGGCGATCGAGGCGGGACCGCAGGTGAACACGGCCGTCATCTCGAAGCTCTACCCCACCCGCTCCCACACGGGCGCCGCGCAGGGCGGCATGGCCGCCGCCCTCGCGAACGTCGAGGAGGACAGCTGGGAGTGGCACACCTTCGACACCGTCAAGGGCGGCGACTACCTCGTCGACCAGGACGCGGCGGAGATCCTCGCGAAGGAGGCCATCGACGCGGTCATCGACCTCGAGAACATGGGCCTCCCCTTCAACCGCACGCCCGACGGCAAGATCGACCAGCGTCGCTTCGGCGGCCACACGGCCGACCACGGCAAGAGCCCCGTCCGCCGCTCCTGCTACGCGGCCGACCGCACGGGCCACATGATCCTGCAGACGCTGTACCAGAACTGCGTCAAGTTCGGCATCAACTTCTACAACGAGTTCTACGTGCTCGACCTCGTCATGGCCGAGGTCGACGGGAAGCAGCAGCCCGCGGGCGTCGTGGCCCTCGAGCTCTCGACCGGCGACATCCACGTCTTCCAGGCGAAGGCGGTCATCTTCGCGACCGGCGGCTTCGGCAAGATCTACAAGACGACCTCGAACGCGCACACGCTCACGGGCGACGGCGTCGGGATCATCTGGCGCAAGGGCCTGCCGCTCGAGGACATGGAGTTCTTCCAGTTCCACCCGACCGGCCTGGCCGGCCTCGGCATCCTCCTGTCGGAGGCGGCCCGCGGCGAGGGCGCGATCCTCCGCAACAGCGAGGGCGAGCGCTTCATGGAGCGCTACGCCCCCACCATCAAGGACCTCGCGCCGCGCGACATCGTCGCGCGCTGCATGGCCACGGAGATCCGCGAGGGCCGAGGAGCCGGCCCGAACAAGGACTACGTCTACCTCGACATCACGCACCTCGAGCCCGCGGTCATCGACGCGAAGCTCCCGGACATCACCGAGTTCGCGCGCACCTACCTCGGCGTCGAGCCGTACACGGAGCCCGTGCCCGTGCTGCCGACCGCGCACTACGCGATGGGCGGCATCCCGACGAACATCAAGGCCGAGGTGCTCTCCGACAACACCACGGTCGTGCCGGGCCTCTACGCGGCCGGCGAGTGCGCGTGCGTCTCGGTGCACGGATCCAACCGCCTCGGCACGAACTCGCTCCTCGACATCAACGTGTTCGGCAAGCGCGCGGGCAACTACGCGGCCGAGTATGTGAAGACGGTCGACTTCACGCCGCTGCCCGCCGATGCGGCCGACTTCGTGAAGGGCCTCGTCGAGGGCGCGCGCAACTCCAACGGCACCGAGCGGGTCTCGACGCTGCGTCGCGAGCTGCAGGAGTCGATGGACCGCAACGCCCAGGTGTTCCGCACCGAGGACACGCTGATCGAGGTCACCAAGGTGATCGCCGACCTGCGCGAGCGGTACACGAACATCCAGGTGCAGGACAAGGGCCAGCGCTTCAACACGGACCTGCTCGAGGCCATCGAGCTCGGGTTCCTGCTCGACCTGGCGGAGGTCGTCGTGTACTCGGCGATGTACCGCAAGGAGAGCCGCGGTGGCCACTTCCGCGAGGACTTCCCGAAGCGCGACGACGAGAACTACATGGTCCACACCATGGCGTACCTCACCGGCGACGCCCACAGCACGGACGCCGGCGACCACATCAAGCTGAGCACCAAGCCCGTGGTCATCACGAACTACCAGCCGATGGAGCGGAAGTACTGA